AATCTTCGTGACAGTCATACAGGTCTTTCCTGTATGCCCAGAAGTCGGTCGCTGGGGCTTCCGCCTTCTTCGGCACCCTCGCCTTTCGATCCGTTCCAATCCCCTGATGAACGTCTACTGATCTTGGGTGCTCCTCCGTTGGGTAACTTCCGATTGATTATATCACGGTGCTCTCGAGACCAACTCGCCCTTTGAAAACATAAGGTTAATTGATCATCTCAATTGAACTTCGCTACTGAACCTCATCTAGCACCAGCTTACTGTAGCCGAGGAGCGCTGACGATATTCGGGCTGCTAGAAGCCTCCGGTTCCGCCTCCACCGCCTCCACCGCCAGAGCCACCGCCGCTGAATCCACCTCCTCCGCCGGAACCACTGCTTGAAGCAGAAGAGGCCGCCCTTGTTACTCCTGTGAAGGAGCTCACGGCATATGCTGTAACGGGATAGTACATGTATGGATGTCTGCTCTGTTCTCTCCAGACATCCTCAGGCACGATCTTGTTTAGATTCTTCCTTACGGTGTCCGCTATGCCGAGTGCGGTTGCGTACACCAGATACTCCTCCCAGAGGATTATTGACTCGGGTGGTTTCTCATTCAGGAGGGAGTAGTCTTCTAAATACTTCTTCAGACCAAGCCATCTTAGATAGAAGAGCCTTCCCTCTTTTGTCCATCTTCCGAAAACGTCTTTCGGCAGGAATATGATGACCCAGCTAACCGTCCAGATCACTCCGTAGAATGCGAGTGAAAAGAGACGCATGGGGGCAAGGTCAGGTTTTGAATAGAAAACAAGAAGGAGCACACATACAACGAGCATCAGGAATGAGTATCCGTTTACTATTGACTTGCCCTTCAAATCTATAAGATGCATTTTACGTACCGTATCGTTGACCTTGCTCTTGTATTTCGAGAATTCGCTTGTGAAAACACGCGCCTTGGACTGCTTCTTCGTCACTTCTTTTTTAACATCGTTGAAGTTAAAAACATCATCCTTGTCGTATTTATCAATGAATTTCAGGAAGGCCGCTTCGGTCGGTCTTAGTTTTGTGTCGTCTCGATTCTTTATTACAATTCCCTCTACCTTGTCTCCCTTCCCCTTCTGAAAATCGATGTATTCCTTTCTGTACAGCTCCATAATCGTGGAGCCAATTCCGTCGTTGTCGACAAACCCGGCTAAGTTCTTGACGGCAGCGTTGATTACGTCTGGAGCATCACCCGTCGGAAGCTCTCTCTCATACTCGGCGAAGTAGCCGATATCTATTTCCTTCCCATGCTTTCTATGAGTCCTAATAAGGACGAACGGAGTGAGCAAGCCGATTACAATCGGGATTATCCACTTTCCAAAGAGGACAACTAGACTAACTTCCCTTTCTGCTTCATCGATGAATTTCCTATCAAATGCTCCACCAAGAGCTATATTCCTCATATTCATTGCATTTGCTTGTTCCTTTGGAATGACTGCCCTAAACTCAACATACGTCATCGGTGGTATATTCGTTGCTTTCAGATCGAAAGTATTTCCACTACGATTGACTTCGACAGGCGGATGCGTGAAGAAGTCAAGAATATCTAGATTCTGAGGAAACACAATCTTCGCGGTAATCTCTCCTACCCAGCTTGCTGTATCTTCACCCCATAC
The Mesotoga sp. Brook.08.105.5.1 genome window above contains:
- a CDS encoding DUF2207 domain-containing protein, which translates into the protein MKKIVVRVIAGIVLGLISWGVAVFIFSDGIGESFSAITSVEKVNVLMEIDQNGLLTVTETIDYVFNKAYRGVYRELPADRAGSLYSSIEVTAVGKEIKYIESMGSESSRSVRVWFVPYNSSSVTPVKGEERVSVTYKYSIRRAVEIGTDIAQIFRKVWGEDTASWVGEITAKIVFPQNLDILDFFTHPPVEVNRSGNTFDLKATNIPPMTYVEFRAVIPKEQANAMNMRNIALGGAFDRKFIDEAEREVSLVVLFGKWIIPIVIGLLTPFVLIRTHRKHGKEIDIGYFAEYERELPTGDAPDVINAAVKNLAGFVDNDGIGSTIMELYRKEYIDFQKGKGDKVEGIVIKNRDDTKLRPTEAAFLKFIDKYDKDDVFNFNDVKKEVTKKQSKARVFTSEFSKYKSKVNDTVRKMHLIDLKGKSIVNGYSFLMLVVCVLLLVFYSKPDLAPMRLFSLAFYGVIWTVSWVIIFLPKDVFGRWTKEGRLFYLRWLGLKKYLEDYSLLNEKPPESIILWEEYLVYATALGIADTVRKNLNKIVPEDVWREQSRHPYMYYPVTAYAVSSFTGVTRAASSASSSGSGGGGGFSGGGSGGGGGGGGTGGF